A single window of Nicotiana sylvestris chromosome 5, ASM39365v2, whole genome shotgun sequence DNA harbors:
- the LOC104228304 gene encoding uncharacterized protein yields MDEYFRHLAGTMSKPSEMNFEKMRKMGGVEFEGTTNPTVAEQWLERLKRVFKQLDCSNAAKFKYAISLLQKDAYDWWSINKTFSGFLAMLEVLLMVKETSAEDLKKMISTALTWERIDKEEASRRENRFRKGNLDYGGPSKKGKFDYSKTESTHKSLHYKQNKSNFSTASTPNYGQGKTHTPTCAQCGKNHYGACRRASGACFNCGSMDHKVNDCPNPNPLSYTHTEGSVQKPITTHSQANSSARP; encoded by the exons ATGGATGAGTACTTTCGTCACTTGGCTGGGACAATGTCAAAACCTAGTGAAATGAAttttgagaagatgagaaaaatgGGCGGAGTTGAATTTGAAGGCACTACTAATCCCACGGTAGCTGAACAATGGCTTGAGCGCTTGAAGAGGGTCTTTAAACAACTGGACTGTTCTAATGCTGCCAAATTTAAGTATGCTATCTCTCTTTTACAAAAAGATGCCTATGATTGGTGG AGTATCAACAAAACTTTTTCAGGCTTTCTCGCTATGCTGGAGGTATTATTGATGGTGAAAGAGACAAGtgcagaagatttgaagaag ATGATTTCAACTGCACTTACTTGGGAAAGAATTGACAAGGAAGAAGCTAGTAGGAGAGAAAATAGGTTTAGGAAGGGTAATTTAGATTATGGCGGTCCATCCAAAAAGGGAAAGTTTGACTATTCCAAGACCGAGAGTACACATAAATCATTACATTATAAACAGAATAAGTCGAATTTTTCTACTGCTAGTACTCCAAATTATGGCCAAGGCAAAACTCATACACCTACTTGTGCACAGTGTGGGAAGAATCATTATGGTGCATGTAGACGAGCTTCTGGTGCTTGTTTTAATTGTGGAAGTATGGATCATAAAGTAAATGATTGTCCTAATCCTAATCCTCTTTCTTATACACATACAGAGGGATCAGTTCAAAAGCCTATCACTACTCATTCTCAAGCTAATAGCAGTGCTAGACCTTAA